A region of Paenimyroides aestuarii DNA encodes the following proteins:
- a CDS encoding GLPGLI family protein produces the protein MLKYTLTFFFLITVNSFAQKIQVEYFENKIVKNPEEIKQLPAPVRKTFERNMFSYTLTYANGISLYENNDFSKLNKTETSTELVKLANGEEITQVITFEDTSRIFRIFEKRFFKDYIDRKIYAELFVNEKKQIVDNFFDWQWEITNEQKEISGYTCTKAISKINGYHFEAWFTDEIPISAGPEKYDSLPGLILYVNTGASELVAKSVKFIDNPINIQKPTFTGQTYTFNEVYMKPNTPKPQFKNIIEKDPNNSNITKQTITY, from the coding sequence ATGCTTAAATATACATTAACGTTTTTTTTCTTAATAACCGTAAATTCGTTTGCACAAAAAATACAAGTAGAGTATTTTGAAAACAAAATTGTAAAAAATCCTGAAGAAATAAAACAACTTCCTGCACCTGTACGGAAAACTTTTGAACGTAATATGTTTTCTTATACATTAACTTATGCAAATGGAATATCATTATATGAAAACAACGACTTCTCAAAACTAAATAAAACTGAGACAAGCACTGAATTAGTTAAGTTAGCGAATGGTGAAGAAATCACACAAGTTATCACATTTGAGGACACGTCTAGAATTTTCAGAATTTTTGAAAAAAGATTTTTCAAAGATTATATTGACAGAAAAATATATGCCGAACTATTTGTAAATGAAAAAAAGCAAATTGTAGATAATTTCTTTGATTGGCAATGGGAAATTACAAACGAGCAAAAAGAAATAAGTGGCTACACCTGTACAAAAGCAATATCAAAAATTAATGGATATCATTTTGAAGCTTGGTTTACCGATGAGATACCCATTAGTGCCGGTCCAGAAAAGTATGACAGCCTGCCAGGTCTTATCCTTTACGTGAATACAGGTGCTTCAGAATTAGTTGCTAAATCGGTGAAATTCATTGACAACCCAATCAATATACAAAAACCAACTTTTACTGGGCAAACCTACACTTTTAATGAAGTTTACATGAAACCTAACACACCTAAACCTCAATTTAAAAACATAATAGAAAAAGACCCTAATAATAGCAATATAACAAAACAAACTATTACATATTAA
- a CDS encoding NADH-quinone oxidoreductase subunit N, whose translation MSTLIALASLAVLILVLEIFNLRKTIVPLTLIGLLVALGLNICDYNTVDSFYNNMIVVNKSTVLFNSLFIVLTFFIVALGQSFYKEQYDKISDYTSLKIFLLIGAYCMVSFGNLVMFFLGLEILSITLYILAGSDRTNIKSNEAGMKYFLMGSFASGFILFGIALIYGATASFDMDQILLASTQLAMPKWFTVGFTLMLVGLLFKIAAFPFHFWAPDVYQGAPLLTTTTMSTLAKVAAVAAFYKLSVVFFPAMPTNFVNLIAFLIVVTLIVGNVMALKQTNIKRLMAYSGISHAGFMLTAILLGKTAEPYLFYYMAAYAVAGIAAFSVILYVCQDKKEELVMHFRGFAKHKPVLAVTLSLALLSMAGIPILAGFFGKLFLFTEALKQGFYITVIIAVITSIISIYYYFKVIITMFTYKNADAQTVYPKNLVYVTVAVAAIIINLIIGFCPSLIIDLF comes from the coding sequence ATGAGTACATTAATAGCTTTAGCATCTTTAGCGGTTCTTATATTAGTATTAGAAATTTTTAACCTGCGCAAAACCATTGTACCTCTTACTTTGATTGGTTTGTTGGTGGCTTTAGGATTAAATATCTGCGATTACAACACCGTAGATTCGTTTTATAATAATATGATCGTGGTAAACAAATCAACGGTTTTGTTCAATTCGTTATTTATTGTTTTAACGTTTTTTATAGTGGCTTTGGGTCAATCATTTTACAAGGAACAATACGATAAAATATCAGATTACACCTCTTTAAAAATATTCTTATTGATTGGTGCATACTGTATGGTTTCATTTGGAAACTTGGTAATGTTCTTTTTAGGATTAGAAATTTTATCGATTACCTTATACATTTTAGCAGGAAGCGACCGAACAAATATCAAAAGCAACGAAGCCGGAATGAAATATTTCTTAATGGGATCTTTCGCTTCAGGATTTATTTTGTTCGGAATAGCCTTGATTTATGGCGCAACAGCTTCGTTTGACATGGATCAGATTCTTTTGGCAAGCACACAATTGGCTATGCCAAAATGGTTCACGGTTGGTTTCACATTAATGTTGGTTGGTTTGTTATTTAAAATAGCTGCCTTCCCATTCCATTTCTGGGCTCCGGATGTGTATCAAGGAGCACCTTTGCTTACCACCACCACCATGAGTACCTTGGCAAAAGTGGCTGCCGTAGCTGCGTTTTACAAATTAAGCGTAGTATTTTTCCCTGCCATGCCAACAAACTTTGTAAACTTAATTGCCTTTTTAATTGTAGTAACATTGATTGTGGGTAACGTAATGGCATTGAAACAAACCAACATCAAACGTCTTATGGCCTATTCAGGTATTTCGCATGCCGGTTTTATGTTAACGGCAATTTTGTTGGGTAAAACCGCCGAGCCTTATTTATTTTATTATATGGCAGCTTATGCAGTAGCAGGTATTGCAGCGTTTAGCGTTATTTTATATGTTTGCCAAGATAAAAAAGAAGAATTGGTTATGCATTTCCGCGGATTTGCAAAACACAAACCAGTGTTGGCAGTAACCTTGTCGTTGGCCTTATTATCAATGGCAGGAATACCTATTTTAGCCGGATTCTTTGGAAAATTATTCTTGTTTACCGAAGCCTTAAAACAAGGTTTCTATATCACAGTTATCATTGCTGTAATCACATCAATCATTAGTATTTATTACTACTTTAAGGTAATCATCACCATGTTTACCTATAAAAATGCAGATGCACAAACAGTTTATCCAAAAAACCTTGTGTATGTAACGGTTGCTGTAGCAGCCATCATCATTAATCTAATTATCGGATTTTGCCCATCATTAATAATAGATTTATTTTAG
- a CDS encoding complex I subunit 4 family protein — protein sequence MNCIIILLIYVLGAVATLASNSKNAAKIALVTSLINAVIALILTGDYLNGGNISFTQQWISNPNVALSFVVDGLSLTMVLLTTLLLPIIILASFNTLYSKANQLYALVLFMAFAMAGTFLAQDGLVYYIFWELALLPIFFIGLLWGSDDWKVRKRVMVTFFIYTFAGSLFMLAAFAYLYSVTGSFAWADLSKAVLSTKEANYIFLAFFLAYGIKIPVFPFHTWQANTYEKSPTIGTMLLSGIMLKMGIYSILRWQMPIAGNVSENVLKTVIVLCIIGIIYASLIALRSENLKRLLAYSSMAHVGLIAAGAYVGNSTGYQGAIIQMVAHGFVVVGLFYLADIIYKRYDTYQIKEMGGIRSQAPKFTTFFLIVLFASIGLPGTFGFIGEFTLLFALSEKELLYAIFAGTSIILGAYYMLKMFQNAVLGSTENKVFAEVTTKEYMVLAIICVVLIGLGIYPKLLTDLFIQ from the coding sequence ATGAATTGTATTATTATTTTACTTATTTATGTTTTGGGAGCAGTTGCTACGTTGGCATCAAACTCTAAAAATGCAGCTAAAATTGCTTTAGTAACCAGTTTGATAAACGCCGTAATTGCATTGATTTTAACAGGCGATTATTTAAACGGTGGCAATATCTCGTTTACACAGCAATGGATTTCAAACCCAAATGTAGCTTTATCATTTGTGGTGGATGGTTTAAGCTTAACCATGGTGCTATTAACAACGCTTTTGTTGCCAATTATTATTTTGGCATCGTTCAACACCTTATATTCTAAAGCAAACCAGTTGTATGCTTTGGTTTTGTTTATGGCATTTGCAATGGCTGGAACATTCTTGGCACAAGATGGTTTGGTGTACTATATTTTCTGGGAATTAGCATTGTTACCTATTTTCTTTATTGGATTATTATGGGGAAGCGACGATTGGAAAGTACGCAAACGCGTGATGGTAACCTTTTTTATCTACACTTTTGCAGGATCACTGTTCATGTTGGCGGCTTTTGCTTATTTGTATTCAGTAACAGGAAGTTTTGCTTGGGCTGATCTTTCTAAAGCAGTGCTATCAACCAAAGAAGCAAATTATATTTTCTTGGCATTTTTCTTAGCTTATGGAATTAAGATTCCTGTTTTTCCTTTCCACACATGGCAGGCAAACACCTACGAAAAATCGCCAACAATTGGTACTATGTTACTTTCGGGCATCATGCTAAAAATGGGTATCTACTCTATTTTGCGTTGGCAAATGCCGATTGCAGGAAATGTATCCGAAAATGTTTTAAAAACAGTTATTGTACTTTGCATCATCGGTATCATTTATGCTTCGTTGATTGCTTTACGTTCTGAAAATTTAAAACGTTTATTGGCCTATTCGTCAATGGCACACGTTGGTTTAATCGCTGCCGGCGCTTATGTTGGAAATAGCACGGGTTATCAAGGTGCGATTATTCAGATGGTAGCCCACGGTTTTGTAGTGGTTGGCTTGTTTTATTTAGCCGATATCATTTACAAAAGATACGACACCTATCAAATTAAGGAAATGGGCGGTATTCGTTCACAAGCTCCTAAATTCACCACTTTCTTTTTAATTGTATTATTTGCATCGATTGGTTTGCCGGGAACTTTTGGATTCATCGGAGAGTTTACCCTATTGTTTGCCTTATCAGAAAAAGAATTATTATACGCCATTTTTGCAGGAACATCGATCATTTTGGGAGCATATTACATGCTAAAAATGTTTCAAAATGCCGTGTTAGGAAGTACTGAAAACAAAGTTTTTGCCGAAGTAACTACTAAAGAATATATGGTTTTGGCAATTATTTGCGTGGTTTTAATTGGTTTGGGAATCTATCCAAAATTACTAACCGATTTATTTATTCAATAG
- the nuoL gene encoding NADH-quinone oxidoreductase subunit L → MSTTILLLTLIFPLVGTLINGFWGKHLSKKVSGTIATVAIAASFVTSCLFFAYIQDAAPVKVVLFEWMKFNYFSIDFGFYFDQLAALWLLFITGIGTLIHLYSTSYMSHDEHFSKFFTYLNFFVFFMLILVTGSNLAMMFIGWEGVGLCSYLLIGFWYKNQDYNNAAKKAFIMNRIGDLGFLVGIFVTGYLFHTLDFVALKEQSYLAPTLGIATMAFFIAATGKSAQLPLYTWLPDAMAGPTPVSALIHAATMVTAGIFMITRLNFLFDLTPDVQHIIAIIGAITSLVAATIALVQNDIKKVLAYSTVSQLGLMFLALGLGAYEVAVFHVITHAFFKACLFLGSGSVIHAIGGEQDMRHMGGLKKHMKITYATFFISTLAISGFPPLSGFFSKDEILLSAFHHNTVLWVIASLASILTAFYMFRLLFLTFSNKFRGTKEQEDHLHESPSAMTMPLIILAVLAAVGGLISLPGNSWLNEFLKPVIKNSATLHHHELGTTEYILMGLAVVGALVGLMVAYFKYVKNKQVPVNDNNVSGLQKVLVNKYYLDEIYQSLIVHPLNFFGSFFKKQIDGLINGVVLSFGRIPAELSYQGKKAQNGNIGLYLFAFVIGVCGLLYYLFMCY, encoded by the coding sequence ATGAGTACAACTATATTACTACTTACATTGATTTTCCCTTTGGTTGGTACATTAATCAACGGATTTTGGGGCAAACATTTAAGCAAAAAAGTATCGGGTACTATTGCAACAGTAGCGATTGCTGCTTCGTTTGTAACTTCATGCTTATTTTTCGCTTACATTCAAGATGCAGCACCTGTAAAAGTGGTGTTATTTGAATGGATGAAATTCAATTATTTTTCTATTGATTTCGGATTTTATTTCGATCAATTAGCTGCTCTTTGGTTGTTGTTCATAACAGGTATCGGAACATTGATCCATCTGTATTCAACAAGTTATATGAGCCATGACGAGCATTTTTCTAAATTCTTTACCTATCTGAATTTCTTTGTTTTCTTCATGTTGATTTTAGTCACAGGAAGCAACTTAGCAATGATGTTTATTGGTTGGGAAGGCGTTGGTTTATGCTCTTACTTATTAATTGGATTTTGGTATAAAAATCAAGATTACAACAACGCCGCTAAAAAAGCATTCATCATGAACCGTATTGGTGATTTAGGCTTTTTGGTTGGTATTTTTGTAACCGGCTATTTATTTCACACGCTTGATTTCGTTGCCTTAAAAGAACAAAGCTATTTAGCACCTACTCTAGGAATTGCAACCATGGCATTCTTTATTGCAGCAACAGGTAAAAGTGCGCAATTACCGCTATACACTTGGTTACCAGATGCAATGGCGGGACCAACACCTGTTTCGGCATTGATCCACGCAGCTACAATGGTTACCGCAGGTATATTTATGATTACCCGCTTAAACTTTTTGTTCGATTTAACGCCCGATGTGCAACACATTATTGCAATTATTGGTGCAATAACCTCGTTAGTTGCAGCAACTATTGCGCTGGTACAAAACGATATTAAAAAAGTATTGGCATACTCTACTGTATCGCAATTAGGTTTAATGTTTTTGGCATTAGGCTTAGGTGCGTACGAAGTTGCCGTTTTCCACGTAATTACACACGCGTTCTTTAAAGCATGTTTGTTCTTAGGTTCCGGATCGGTTATCCACGCAATTGGCGGCGAACAAGATATGCGCCACATGGGTGGATTAAAGAAACACATGAAAATCACGTATGCTACATTTTTTATATCCACTTTAGCTATTTCAGGTTTTCCTCCGTTGTCAGGTTTCTTCTCTAAAGATGAAATTTTATTATCGGCATTTCACCACAATACGGTGTTATGGGTTATTGCAAGTTTAGCATCGATATTAACTGCATTTTACATGTTCCGCTTGTTGTTCTTAACCTTCTCTAACAAATTCAGAGGCACCAAAGAACAAGAAGATCATTTACACGAAAGTCCGTCTGCAATGACCATGCCTTTGATAATTTTGGCAGTATTGGCAGCAGTTGGCGGATTAATCAGCCTTCCAGGAAACAGTTGGTTGAACGAATTTTTAAAACCGGTGATTAAAAACAGTGCTACATTACACCACCATGAATTAGGCACAACTGAATACATCTTAATGGGATTGGCTGTTGTTGGTGCATTGGTTGGTTTAATGGTTGCCTACTTTAAATATGTTAAAAACAAGCAAGTTCCTGTTAATGATAACAATGTGTCGGGCTTACAAAAAGTGCTTGTAAACAAATATTATTTAGATGAAATTTATCAATCATTAATTGTTCATCCATTGAATTTCTTTGGATCATTCTTCAAAAAACAAATCGATGGATTGATAAACGGGGTGGTTTTAAGCTTTGGGAGAATTCCAGCAGAACTATCTTATCAAGGTAAAAAAGCACAAAACGGAAACATTGGTCTGTATTTATTTGCCTTTGTAATTGGTGTTTGTGGCTTGTTGTATTATTTATTTATGTGTTACTAA
- the nuoK gene encoding NADH-quinone oxidoreductase subunit NuoK has protein sequence MEHVLQQIGIDQYIYLAILLFCIGAFGILYRRNAIVMFMSIEIMLNAANLLLVAFSNYHEDANGQVFVFFTMAVAAAEVAIGLAILVAIYRNIGSIDIDKLKKLKG, from the coding sequence ATGGAACATGTTTTACAACAAATTGGTATAGACCAATACATTTATCTAGCCATATTATTATTTTGTATTGGAGCGTTTGGTATTTTGTACCGCAGAAACGCAATTGTAATGTTTATGTCGATCGAAATTATGCTGAATGCAGCAAACTTGCTTTTAGTGGCTTTTTCCAATTACCACGAAGATGCCAACGGACAAGTTTTTGTATTCTTTACAATGGCGGTTGCCGCAGCCGAAGTGGCAATTGGTTTGGCAATTTTGGTAGCCATCTACAGAAACATTGGATCAATCGATATTGATAAACTTAAAAAATTAAAAGGATAG